A window of the Budorcas taxicolor isolate Tak-1 chromosome 10, Takin1.1, whole genome shotgun sequence genome harbors these coding sequences:
- the LOC128054517 gene encoding glutathione S-transferase omega-1-like, which translates to MSGGSARSLGKGSAPPGPVPEGVIRVYSMRSCLYAQRTRLVLTAKGIRHEVININLKNKPEWFFKKNPSGLVPVLETSQGQLICESAITCEYLDEAYPEKKLLPGNPYAKACQKMVFESFSKVPPLISRILRTQNKEDCSGLKEELHKEITKLEEVLTGKKTTFFGGNSLSTIDYLIWPWFERLEALELNERVDHTPALKLWMAAMKKDPTVSSLLTDMKTFQGFFKLYLQNSPEACDYGL; encoded by the coding sequence ATGTCCGGAGGATCAGCTAGGAGCCTGGGCAAGGGAAGCGCGCCCCCCGGGCCCGTCCCTGAGGGCGTGATCCGTGTCTACAGCATGAGGTCCTGCCTGTATGCCCAGAGGACTCGCCTGGTCCTGACCGCCAAGGGTATCCGGCATGAAGTCATCAacataaatctgaaaaataagcCTGAGTGGTTCTTCAAGAAGAATCCCTCAGGCCTGGTGCCAGTTCTGGAAACCAGTCAGGGTCAATTGATCTGTGAATCTGCCATCACTTGTGAGTACCTGGATGAAGCATATCCAGAGAAGAAGCTGTTGCCAGGCAACCCTTATGCGAAAGCTTGCCAAAAGATGGTCTTTGAGTCCTTTTCTAAGGTACCACCTTTGATATCGAGGATTCTTAGAACACAAAATAAGGAAGACTGCTCTGGCCTAAAAGAAGAATTGCATAAAGAAATCACCAAGCTAGAGGAGGTTCTGACTGGTAAAAAGACAACCTTCTTTGGTGGCAATTCTCTTTCTACGATTGATTACCTCATCTGGCCCTGGTTTGAACGGCTGGAAGCTCTGGAGTTGAATGAGCGTGTAGACCACACTCCAGCTCTTAAGCTGTGGATGGCAGCCATGAAGAAGGATCCCACAGTATCATCTCTCCTCACTGACATGAAGACCTTTCAGGGTTTCTTCAAACTCTACTTGCAGAACAGCCCCGAGGCTTGTGACTATGGTCTCTGA